CTTCATGCAGGAGATCGGCACCGACGAGGCCCAGGCGTACGCCGAACTCGGCCATGAGATCTTCCGGGCGATCGAGACCCACGACGCGCCGGCGATCGCCGCCGTCAACGGCTACGCCTTCGGCGGCGGCTGCGAACTCGCGCTCGCGTGTGACTTCCGCGTGGCGAGCGAGAACGCCCTCCTCGGCCAGACCGAGATCGACCTGGGGATCGTCCCGGGCTGGGGCGGCACCCAGCGCCTCTCCCGGCTCGTCGGCGACGCCGTCGCCCGCCGAATGGTGCTCCTCGGCGAACGCCTCGACGCCGACTCGGCCGCCGAGGTCGGTCTCGTCGACGAGGTCGTCCCGCAGGAAGACCTCGAGCGAGCCGTCTCTGAACTCGCCGACGAGCTCGCCGAAAAGCCCCGGTTCGCGCTGGCCGCCGCGAAGGAGGCGCTCAACCAGGTCCACGAGATGCCCCTCTCGGCCGGCCTCGAGTACGAACAGCGCCTCTGGAGCGGCCTCTTCGGCACCCACGACCAGCGCGAGGGGATGGCGGCGTTCGTCGAGAAGCGAGACCCCGAGTTCGAGTGAGCTGACCGGTACCCGGTTTCAATCCTGCGCGGACGCCGCGAGGTCGGGGTCACCGTCGTCGACCGGCTGTTCGGCCCCCACGTAGCGGGCCCACAGATACAGCAGGCTCGGCAGGACGACCACGCTCGCGACGAACGCGGCGACCATCGCCAGGACGACCAGCGTCGCGAAGTGCTGGAAGGACGGATCGGGGTGGATCAACATCCCGGCGAACGCGCCAACCGAGGTCAGCATGCTCCCGAGGAGGGCGCCGCCGGTGCCGGTGACGGCCGTCTCGAGGGCGTCGCGGTCGGTCCGGCCGCGACCGCGCTCGTGGGCGAACCGGTCGCTGAGGTGGATCGAGTAGTCGATGCCGATGCCGATCACCAGGCTCACCAGCAGTGCCGTCAGGAAGTTTAGTGGGACTGAAAGCAGGTACATGCCGCCGACGACGTAGCCGAGCACGAGCGCGACGGGAATCGCCGTCAGCACGCCGAGGGAAGCACTCCCGTGGATCCACCGATAGACGCCGACCAGAGTCAGGAACACGGCGGTCACGGCCACGACCATCACGCGGACGATCCCGTCGGTGATCTGCTCGATCGCCGCCTGCTCGGCCGTGGCGTCGCTGACGACGGTCGCCGCTACGCTCGCGTCTTCGGTCTCGATCGCGTCGCCGACCGCGAACAGGTTCACGGCCCGGTCGGCGTCCACTGCCGGCCCGTCGGCCGCCTGGGGCGGTCCGATCGCCCGCAGCGAACGGTACTCGCCGGCTTCCCGCTCGATCACCGCGCTCGCCCGATCCGAATCGACCTCGTAGAGGTGGTCGTACACCGCCTCGAGGTCGCTGTCGGGGATCCCGTCGCCGGTCGTGTCGGCCTCCTCGACGGTCCCGGCGAACTCGTCGTCTTCGGCGGCGACCGCTTCGATCACGGTCGTCGGCGTCTCGATGGTGTCCGTCCGACCCTCGGCGAAGGTGCCGCGCTCGACGCCCTCGTCGATGCCGTCCTCGAGGGCGTACAGCGCGTCGTCGTCGGTCACCGACCCCTCGACGAGGACCTGCACGCGGTCGTCCTCGGCGGCGGCGGCACTGCGGAACTGCTCGCCGACGTACTCCTGGTTTTCGAGCGCCTCGTTCTCCTCCCAGCCGACCGGGCCGGGCAGCTCCTGTTTCCACTCGGCGACGTCGGGGCTCTCGGCGCCTGCGGCCTCCTCGTCGAGGGCCGTCCACGCGACCCCACCGCCGGCGGCCAGCACGACCGCGACGACGGTCACGACGGGAGCGGCCCGCCGGGCGAGCGTCACCGTACTCGAGAGGAGCGGGCGGACGTACGCGCCGGAACCGAGCGGCTGCTTGTGGCGGTCCAGTCCCAGCCGCTCGAGTGCGTCGTCGATCGTGACCTTCAACGCGGGAACGAGGGTGACGAAGATCACGAACGCGGAGCCGACCCCGAGGGTGATGGCGATCCCGAGGTCGCGCAGGGCGCCGACGGGGTTGACGAGGTTCGCGAGGAAGCCGATGCTTGCCGTGATCGTGACGAGCCCGAACGCGACCGCGACCGAGCGCAGTCCGCGAGCCATCGGGAGCCGGATCGCGGCCACCGAGTCTCGCTGCTCACGGGCCGCTTCGTTCTCCAGCGCCTCGCGCGCTTCGCGATAGCGGGTGAACACGTGGAAGCCGTAGTCGATCGACAGCCCGGCGATCAGGACCGGGCCGATCACGACCGCGGGCCCGACCTCGACGCCGAGCCAGCCGAGGACGCCGAACATCCAGCCGATCGAGACGATCACGCCCACGAGCCCGACGATCACGTCGACGATGTCGCGGTAGGCGAAGGCGGCGACGGCGAGGATCAGCCCGAGCACGACGGGGAGCACCAGGAAGACCGTGTTCTCCACGCTGGTTTCGGACATCGCGTCCATCGCCGGCTCGCCGAGCGTGAAGAACTCGGGATCGGTACGGTCCGCGGCGGCGTCGGCCAGCGCGTACTGCGCGTCGGCCGGCGCCTTGCCGTCCTCGGTGGGTTCGAACGCGAAGACGAGCTGCGTGCTCTCGGCGTCGGCGGTGCCGGGCTCGTAGCTGTTGGGAACCAGAAGCTGTGCTTCGGGCTCCTCCGCGAGCGTCGTCTCGACGATCGCAGCGATCTCCTCGTCATCGGCGTCCTCCAGGGCCGCGATTTGCTCGGCGAGGCTGGCGTCCGGATCGCCGACAGCTTGGGTCCCGACAAACGAGGCGACGCTCAGGGCTTCGTCGTTCGTCCGTGCGTCCGCGACGGCGTCGTCCTCGGCGACCGCCTGCTTGTACTCGAGCGTCGCGATCATCGCCTCCGTCGAGAGGGCGTTTCCACCCTCGTCTCGCACGTAGACGGGGAAGTGCGCTGCCCGGTCGTCGCTTCCGTCAATCTCGTAGTTCGCCTGGACGTACTGTTCCGCCTCGTCGACGTCGGTCTCGACCGCGCCGGCGAAGCCGCCGTCGCCACCCATCTCGGCGTTCGCGATGCCGAGGACCAGTCCCGCCGTGAGCAAGCCCACGACGAGGACGACGGCGACGTTGTGCGTCGTCACGATGTCGACCGTTCTGTCGAGTGCGTTCATGCTGTACCCGGACGTCACCCGGACTCGTGCTTAAGTATTATCGAAGAAATGACATATATCGAATCCGATTCAAAAGACGCGTTGAGTGGATCCACCGGTTTTCTGCGGGGTCGATCCGGCCGATCGGCTCTCGGGCCGAAATCGCTCAACGTCCGTTGAGTACGAAATCCGAGCGGATCAGCGATCGCCGACCGAATCGCGTCGGACGCGCTCGGCGCGCTCGACCGAGAGGTCGTCGTCGACGACCAGCCGGAGGACGTCCTCGTCGACGCGGAACGTGACCTCGTACACGTCCGGGGCGAGACGGTCGGTGGCCCACCGCTTGTCTACCACTCGAGGGAGCATCTCGAACGTGGTCAGCGACGTGGTGTCGACGCCGTGGTCCCAGTGGAAGGCGACAGAGGCGGGGTGGGTCGCGACCCACACCGACACGGGTCCGTTGAAATTGCTCCAGCAGCTTCGACAGCGGCCGGTCGCGACGAACCGCAAATTTCCCGGCGCCTCCGCCTCGAGGTCCCTGACTTCGATGTCGACGATTCCCCCGCAGATTCCACAGACCCCCTCGCGGAACTGCCCGAAGAAGCTCGCGGTACGCGTCGCCACGCTCTCGAGGACGGCGTCGTCCTCGCGTTCGACGACCTGTGCCGGGGTCACCGGGATGGCGCCGAACCCCCCACCGCAGTCCTCGCATCGGTGGAGCAACATCCGGTCCTCGACGTCGGTCACGAGCGCTTCGGCACCACAGTGCAGACAGCTCCCCGCGGTCTCGAACGGCTCGAACTCGACGTCGCCCGCGTACGCTCCCGCGAGAAACTGGCGGACGATCGCCTCGCCGGCGTAGGTGAACTTCCAGCCGTCGTCGGTGTGGCGGAGGTAGGTGCCGTCGAGTTCCTCGAGGTGGTAGGACAGCTGTGACGTCGAGTCGACGTCGACCCGTTCGTACACCTCGGAAAACGATAGCACCGGCATCGTCCCGCCGTCGGGCATCCTCCGTTCGTCCAGCGCCTCCGCGAACGCTCGCAAGATTGCGATCCGCGTTGGATCGGACAGCGTGGCGAATGCCGCTGCCGCTTCCTCCTCGTCCGGCATGTCCACCACCTTCGGGAACGACCAGTATCATCGTTCGGGTCACGAACTGCTCGCTTCGCTCTCTGTGTTGCGAATTAACAAACCAATCCATGGTTTTGCGCCAGTGTTCTTCAGAGGCTGACAAAGATGAGGTGATGACTACGCAATGTGAGTCTTGCACAAGGTACCGGTCCGATTGATAATGACGGTTGTAACTGTTTACCGGTGATCGCCCCACCGGGACGGCGATCACCGGTAAGAGACTAAAGAGACTACAACCATCGTTATGAGACGACTGCGACCGCTCCGGTTCGTCAGTCGGACCGAAACCCCGCAGCCGACGCTGTCTCTACCACAGTAACTATTGGAAGCTTTTTATTTATCGGTCATCAAATTGGGGTGACAAGACCTTCCAACATGGATCTGAACAGACGGGGAGTTCTCGCTGGTGCGGGAGTCGCGGGCGTTGGTGCTCTCGGGTTCGGGTACTGGCAGCGCCGGCGAATCAGACGCTTCTCCGAGATCAGCGACTTCCGCGACATCGCAGGCATCGAAGTGCCACAGATCCAAGCGGACCCCGTTATCACGATGCCACTGCTCGAATCGGCATACAACCGGACAGTCGATCGGTTCGACGAGATCGAACCACGCCTCGAGCCCCCACTCGATCGGTACTCCATGGAGTTCGTCGAGGAGCTTCGGGGGCAACTCAGTGACGAGGCACCCGACCGTGTAACCATCTCGTCTCGTGTTCCAGCTTATGGAGCGCCCGCGATGCACGCTGCTCGTCGCCAGACACTGTCCCTGTACCACATCCGGCGGTCACGTCTCGTCTCGGTCCTCGCTTACAACTCGCCCGGAGAACTGCCGCCCGAAACCTTCGAGGAGGACGCGGTGACCGTGCGCGAGCGCATCGAGTCTCTGACAGTCCCATACCGGGGGAGAACGCTTGGGGAAGCGATTATGCGTGGGGCGACCATTGAGTGGGCGATTGGCAGAGCCGAAAACCGCCTCGAACGTGCAAAAGAAGAAGACGACTACCCTGCTCAGTGGCGCGATCTCGAACGGGCCACGGCGGCGATCGAAGACGCCGAATCGTTCGTCCAAGCCCGGGACGGGTCGGACTACGCCGATGACTTGCCGACAGTTACCGAACGAGTCGTGAACGAATTCGAGCACCGCCAAGAGGAAGCACCCGAGGAACTCCTCCAGGATACTTCCGTGGGAGAAGAACCTGTCCCGTCGTTCGCCAGTTCAGCAATTGCGTCGGCCCAACGATCAATGCGGCTTCTCGGCGCATCACCATCTAGCAGACGTGGCCTGCCCGAAGACGGCAACTACGGACAGACCGTTCTCACGTACGCACTGTTACTTCCGACTGTGTCGCTGTACGAGGCCTTTGCCGACGTTCCTCACGTTTCCTACTGGGAGGAACTCGAGTACGAACGTGGAGCCACTCCCGAAGCGTTACGCGCAGAAAAAACCGCGACTATCGATGCCGTTGCACCGCATTTTGAGGCCGACGATCCACTGGTCGCTCACCTCGCTACGGTTCCGCTCGGCGTCGTTCGGGATGCTGATAGCCGATTGCAAACGCTGATCGACGATCCGCGCGAGTTCGATGACACCGAGTGGGCGAAGCGACGCGGACAGGTACTCCTCCAGTACGAAAGCGCACGCCGATACGCCGAGGCGATCGACGAGCCGATCGACATCATAACCGAGCTGTAGCAATTGTAATGGCCAATCCACGGTGCAAGACTCATCCTCTATATCGGTCACTGCGATTTCATTATGTCATCAATCTGTCACGCCGAGGATATGAAAACTCACGCTAATCACTACAGCGAGGGGGCTGTTTGAAACGCGCCGCGTGCGTCTCTCTGCGCCATAGCGAACGAACCGCGGACGATCGCCCTCGAGTCAGCGTCGAGATCGAACCAGCAGAATCAGCGCGAGCGCGAGCGCGCCGGCGGGAAACGCCGCGAGGACGAGGAAGACGAGGCTTGGCCCGCCGTAGGTCAGCGCGATCCCGGCGATCGAGGCGCCCGCGGCGCCGACGCCGAACGTGCCCAGGTAGACGTAGCCGAACGAGAGGCCGTGGACCTCGGCGGGGGCGGAGACGCCGACAAGCGCCTGCAAGATTGGCGCGTAGAGGTAGACGCAGACGCCGAGGACGGCACAGACGAGGAGGAACGCCCCGGTGCCGAGTTCGGCGGCCGGAACGAACAGCAGGGAGACGGCCACGAGGGCGGCGAACGCGCCGATGATCGCCGCCTGCGGGTTCACCCGATCGCTGAGCTTCCC
This portion of the Natronobeatus ordinarius genome encodes:
- a CDS encoding efflux RND transporter permease subunit, producing the protein MNALDRTVDIVTTHNVAVVLVVGLLTAGLVLGIANAEMGGDGGFAGAVETDVDEAEQYVQANYEIDGSDDRAAHFPVYVRDEGGNALSTEAMIATLEYKQAVAEDDAVADARTNDEALSVASFVGTQAVGDPDASLAEQIAALEDADDEEIAAIVETTLAEEPEAQLLVPNSYEPGTADAESTQLVFAFEPTEDGKAPADAQYALADAAADRTDPEFFTLGEPAMDAMSETSVENTVFLVLPVVLGLILAVAAFAYRDIVDVIVGLVGVIVSIGWMFGVLGWLGVEVGPAVVIGPVLIAGLSIDYGFHVFTRYREAREALENEAAREQRDSVAAIRLPMARGLRSVAVAFGLVTITASIGFLANLVNPVGALRDLGIAITLGVGSAFVIFVTLVPALKVTIDDALERLGLDRHKQPLGSGAYVRPLLSSTVTLARRAAPVVTVVAVVLAAGGGVAWTALDEEAAGAESPDVAEWKQELPGPVGWEENEALENQEYVGEQFRSAAAAEDDRVQVLVEGSVTDDDALYALEDGIDEGVERGTFAEGRTDTIETPTTVIEAVAAEDDEFAGTVEEADTTGDGIPDSDLEAVYDHLYEVDSDRASAVIEREAGEYRSLRAIGPPQAADGPAVDADRAVNLFAVGDAIETEDASVAATVVSDATAEQAAIEQITDGIVRVMVVAVTAVFLTLVGVYRWIHGSASLGVLTAIPVALVLGYVVGGMYLLSVPLNFLTALLVSLVIGIGIDYSIHLSDRFAHERGRGRTDRDALETAVTGTGGALLGSMLTSVGAFAGMLIHPDPSFQHFATLVVLAMVAAFVASVVVLPSLLYLWARYVGAEQPVDDGDPDLAASAQD
- a CDS encoding winged helix-turn-helix domain-containing protein; the protein is MPDEEEAAAAFATLSDPTRIAILRAFAEALDERRMPDGGTMPVLSFSEVYERVDVDSTSQLSYHLEELDGTYLRHTDDGWKFTYAGEAIVRQFLAGAYAGDVEFEPFETAGSCLHCGAEALVTDVEDRMLLHRCEDCGGGFGAIPVTPAQVVEREDDAVLESVATRTASFFGQFREGVCGICGGIVDIEVRDLEAEAPGNLRFVATGRCRSCWSNFNGPVSVWVATHPASVAFHWDHGVDTTSLTTFEMLPRVVDKRWATDRLAPDVYEVTFRVDEDVLRLVVDDDLSVERAERVRRDSVGDR
- a CDS encoding enoyl-CoA hydratase/isomerase family protein — translated: MSWDTISLERSDGVATITVDRPDSLNALNRGTMLALSEAIEEAENARVLVFTGAGEDSFVAGADIGFMQEIGTDEAQAYAELGHEIFRAIETHDAPAIAAVNGYAFGGGCELALACDFRVASENALLGQTEIDLGIVPGWGGTQRLSRLVGDAVARRMVLLGERLDADSAAEVGLVDEVVPQEDLERAVSELADELAEKPRFALAAAKEALNQVHEMPLSAGLEYEQRLWSGLFGTHDQREGMAAFVEKRDPEFE